One Longimicrobium sp. genomic window carries:
- a CDS encoding metallophosphoesterase family protein, giving the protein MTDGAKPAEPGSDRRGGRRRDDRRRSGIVRIAAVGDFHCGEEDAGRYREAFARANDEADVLLLAGDLTRRGTPAEFRVVAGELAEVRIPILAVLGNHDHESGEAEAGLAILRERGVHILDGEPFELDRRIGFAGVKGFIGGFGRWTLTSFGEHETKQIVAATLEEVSRLEFALRRLSTPQRVVLLHYAPICDTVIGEPEQIFPFLGNDRLVEPIDRFKAAAVFHGHAHHGTFRGRTPGGVPVFNVSHVLLKNEGVGEMYYLFDVPLENAGAPVEEPEAAAASA; this is encoded by the coding sequence ATGACGGACGGGGCGAAGCCGGCGGAGCCGGGAAGCGACCGCCGCGGCGGTCGGCGGCGCGACGACCGGCGGCGGTCGGGGATCGTGCGCATCGCCGCGGTGGGCGACTTCCACTGCGGCGAGGAAGACGCGGGGCGCTACCGCGAGGCCTTCGCCCGCGCGAACGACGAGGCCGACGTGCTGCTGCTGGCCGGCGACCTCACGCGCCGCGGCACCCCGGCCGAGTTCCGCGTGGTGGCCGGCGAACTGGCCGAGGTGCGCATCCCCATCCTGGCGGTGCTGGGGAACCACGACCACGAGAGCGGCGAGGCGGAAGCCGGGCTGGCCATCCTGCGCGAGCGCGGGGTGCACATCCTGGACGGCGAGCCCTTCGAGCTGGACCGGCGGATCGGGTTCGCGGGGGTGAAGGGGTTCATCGGCGGGTTCGGGCGGTGGACGCTGACCTCGTTCGGCGAGCACGAGACCAAGCAGATCGTGGCGGCCACGCTGGAGGAGGTGTCGCGGCTGGAGTTCGCGCTGCGCCGCCTGTCCACGCCGCAGCGGGTGGTGCTGCTGCACTACGCGCCCATCTGCGACACGGTAATCGGCGAGCCGGAGCAGATCTTCCCGTTCCTGGGCAACGACCGGCTGGTGGAGCCCATCGACCGCTTCAAGGCGGCGGCGGTGTTCCACGGCCACGCGCACCACGGCACCTTCCGCGGCAGGACCCCGGGCGGCGTCCCCGTCTTCAACGTCTCGCACGTCCTGCTGAAGAACGAGGGCGTGGGGGAGATGTACTACCTGTTCGACGTGCCGCTCGAGAACGCCGGGGCGCCCGTCGAGGAGCCGGAGGCGGCGGCGGCGAGTGCGTGA